One genomic region from Leifsonia poae encodes:
- a CDS encoding DegT/DnrJ/EryC1/StrS family aminotransferase gives MPDTVSPVPFNDLSRTPAARAEEIAAAISDVLASGWYVMGPQHDRLQVELAEYLGVSDAVLVGNGTDALELGLAALGVAQGDLVLTAANAGAYTSVATRLLGATPVYADISAETMLVTPETLEESLARLDQAPKAFVITHLYGALARVEELVAVAHRHGIAVLEDCAQSIGARFGARAGGTFGDIATTSFYPTKNLGALGDGGAVFTDRPELAESVRRMRQYGWDSKYHVAHDHGRNSRMDEMQAAILRVKLPHLDAANARRREIHAAYETAGGAATLVNSASGSFNAHLAVLTSESRDRHRLALRERGIGTDVHYPIPDHRQSFPGAPAAHLELPVTDWAAGVVFSVPMFPELTDDEVSRVCDALASL, from the coding sequence GTGCCCGACACCGTTAGCCCTGTCCCCTTCAACGACCTCTCCCGGACCCCCGCGGCCCGCGCGGAGGAGATCGCGGCAGCGATCTCGGACGTTCTCGCCAGCGGCTGGTATGTGATGGGTCCGCAGCATGACCGGCTGCAGGTCGAGCTCGCCGAGTATCTGGGCGTCAGCGACGCCGTGCTCGTGGGGAACGGGACGGATGCGCTTGAGCTCGGACTCGCCGCGCTCGGGGTCGCACAGGGCGACCTCGTCCTGACCGCGGCCAACGCTGGAGCGTACACCTCGGTCGCCACTCGTCTGCTCGGAGCCACCCCGGTGTACGCGGACATCTCCGCGGAAACGATGCTTGTCACGCCGGAGACGCTCGAGGAGTCGCTCGCGAGGCTGGACCAGGCTCCGAAAGCATTCGTCATCACCCACCTGTACGGTGCGCTCGCCCGGGTGGAGGAACTCGTGGCCGTCGCCCATCGTCATGGCATCGCCGTGCTGGAAGACTGCGCCCAGTCCATCGGTGCTCGGTTCGGCGCCCGCGCGGGCGGCACGTTCGGCGACATCGCGACGACGAGCTTCTACCCGACCAAGAACCTCGGCGCCCTCGGCGACGGCGGAGCGGTCTTCACCGACCGGCCGGAACTCGCGGAGTCCGTTCGACGGATGCGCCAATACGGCTGGGACTCGAAGTACCACGTCGCGCACGATCACGGTCGCAACTCCCGGATGGACGAGATGCAGGCGGCGATCCTGCGTGTCAAGCTTCCCCACCTCGACGCCGCGAACGCGCGGCGCCGCGAGATCCACGCCGCCTATGAGACCGCCGGCGGGGCGGCCACACTCGTCAACTCGGCGTCCGGGTCGTTCAATGCGCATCTGGCGGTACTCACGAGCGAGAGCCGCGACCGGCACCGCTTGGCACTCCGGGAGCGCGGTATCGGCACCGATGTGCACTATCCGATCCCCGACCACCGGCAGTCGTTCCCCGGCGCCCCTGCGGCCCACCTGGAACTCCCAGTGACCGACTGGGCCGCCGGAGTGGTCTTCTCGGTTCCGATGTTCCCCGAGCTGACCGACGACGAGGTCTCGCGGGTGTGCGACGCGCTCGCGAGTCTGTGA
- a CDS encoding glycosyltransferase, whose translation MRSSDILVVLPTLGDRLETLQETLDAVEAQRQDVRVTLVLVAPVGAVEARELGARYGAVIVDDPKTGISAAINRGLDARDGETYYAWIGDDDLFRPGGLARLKAMLDADSSAVLAYGGCEYIDPSGAVLAVSNAGALAKVLLPWGPDLIPHPGTMIRLDALQAIGGFDVTLKYAMDLDAFLRLRPSGRFIWTREAVSAFRWHPDSLTVANRLNSSRESEAVKRRHLPAVLKPISPLWNYPVRWASAFAAKRVSAQSRPQTLR comes from the coding sequence ATGCGAAGTTCAGATATTCTCGTCGTCCTTCCCACGCTCGGCGACCGGCTCGAAACCCTGCAGGAGACGCTCGACGCGGTCGAGGCACAACGGCAGGATGTGAGGGTCACGCTGGTGCTCGTCGCACCCGTCGGCGCCGTCGAGGCTCGGGAGCTGGGCGCGCGCTACGGCGCGGTGATCGTGGACGACCCGAAGACCGGCATCTCCGCCGCCATCAACCGCGGTCTCGACGCGCGCGACGGCGAGACCTACTATGCGTGGATCGGCGACGACGACCTGTTCCGCCCCGGCGGCCTCGCCCGCCTCAAAGCCATGCTGGACGCTGACTCGTCGGCGGTGCTGGCCTACGGCGGCTGCGAGTACATCGATCCGAGCGGCGCCGTGCTCGCGGTGAGCAACGCGGGCGCACTGGCCAAGGTGCTCCTTCCTTGGGGTCCCGACCTGATCCCTCACCCCGGAACCATGATCCGGCTGGATGCGCTGCAAGCGATCGGCGGCTTCGATGTCACGCTCAAATACGCCATGGACCTCGATGCGTTCCTGCGCCTTCGGCCCTCCGGCCGGTTCATCTGGACCAGGGAAGCCGTCTCCGCGTTCCGCTGGCACCCCGACTCGCTCACTGTGGCCAACCGACTCAACTCGAGCCGGGAATCCGAAGCCGTCAAACGGCGGCACCTCCCCGCGGTGCTGAAGCCGATCAGCCCCCTCTGGAACTACCCGGTGCGCTGGGCGTCGGCGTTCGCGGCGAAACGCGTGAGCGCTCAATCGCGCCCCCAAACGCTGCGCTAG
- a CDS encoding ABC transporter ATP-binding protein, giving the protein MTRAERTKYFVLVLGRTLSGILDVVGVFLIGIIATIGTSSLGGSSSSSSSPVEFLGFTLPPINGTSILWLVVIVLVVFVGKSALAIFLSRRLAFHIATVEARNAKVIAEFLLHGSLDDAKRFSKAEFQFAITGSTSSAYSGLMNASATIVSEGFLLVLVSAAFFFVDPVAALFAILYFVGIALVIQVLIGRTLRRAGRDASEGTIGSTNVISDSLDTFRELSVMGKQDFYIDRLATSRTRLARSSATFAFMGGMPRYVIETALIVGVVALVAQQFLTNGLAGGVVVLGVFLTGGMRIMASLLPLQNSFAQIRIYLEQAKMAHALLAEEQELVKPDRNRAAVDLGHHDVSGLPVIIDRASFAYPGETGKALDDVSISVEPGSFAAVIGPSGAGKTTLVDLLLGLVLPDDGTVLIGSVDPLEVRFAAPGMVSYVPQKPGMVSGTIAENIALGYDAGDIDRKRLAQVIEAAYLTEFIATLPEGADTSVGKQVNSLSGGQIQRIGLARALYSDPRLLIMDEATSALDAGSEAFISESLKRLHGHVTVIVIAHRLSTVQHADNVYVMEAGRVSAQGDFKSLIAEVPMVAEYVKLMAIDES; this is encoded by the coding sequence ATGACCCGGGCAGAGCGAACGAAGTATTTCGTGCTCGTCCTCGGCCGGACACTGTCCGGCATTCTCGACGTCGTCGGGGTGTTCCTGATCGGCATCATCGCGACCATCGGGACTTCGTCGCTGGGCGGTTCGTCCTCGTCGTCCTCATCGCCGGTCGAGTTCCTCGGTTTCACCCTCCCGCCGATCAACGGGACGTCGATCCTCTGGCTCGTGGTCATCGTGCTCGTCGTCTTCGTCGGCAAATCCGCGCTCGCCATCTTCCTCTCGCGCAGGCTCGCCTTCCACATCGCGACGGTCGAGGCGCGGAATGCGAAGGTGATCGCCGAGTTCCTGCTGCACGGCTCGCTCGACGACGCCAAACGGTTCTCCAAGGCGGAGTTCCAATTCGCCATCACCGGCTCGACCAGCTCGGCGTATAGCGGGCTCATGAACGCCTCCGCGACGATCGTCAGCGAGGGGTTCCTGCTCGTACTGGTCTCGGCGGCGTTCTTCTTCGTCGATCCGGTCGCCGCCCTCTTCGCGATCCTCTACTTCGTCGGAATCGCTCTGGTGATCCAGGTGCTCATCGGGCGCACCCTCCGTCGGGCCGGACGTGATGCCAGTGAAGGGACGATCGGCTCCACGAACGTGATCAGCGACAGCCTCGACACCTTCCGCGAGCTGTCGGTCATGGGCAAGCAGGATTTCTACATCGACCGGCTCGCCACCTCGCGCACGCGATTGGCGCGGAGCAGCGCGACGTTCGCGTTCATGGGCGGGATGCCGCGCTACGTGATCGAGACCGCGCTCATCGTCGGCGTCGTGGCCCTCGTCGCCCAGCAGTTCTTGACGAACGGTCTCGCCGGCGGCGTGGTCGTCCTCGGTGTCTTCCTCACGGGCGGGATGCGCATCATGGCCTCGCTGCTCCCGTTGCAGAACTCGTTCGCCCAGATCCGCATCTACCTGGAACAGGCGAAGATGGCGCACGCGCTCCTCGCCGAAGAGCAGGAACTGGTGAAGCCCGACCGGAACCGTGCCGCGGTCGATCTCGGCCATCACGATGTGAGCGGGCTCCCGGTCATCATCGACCGGGCGAGCTTCGCGTATCCCGGAGAGACCGGGAAGGCCCTCGATGACGTCTCGATCTCGGTCGAGCCCGGATCGTTCGCCGCGGTCATCGGCCCGTCCGGAGCGGGGAAGACCACGCTGGTCGACCTGCTGCTCGGGCTCGTCCTCCCCGATGATGGGACGGTCCTCATCGGCAGCGTCGACCCGCTCGAGGTGCGGTTCGCCGCCCCCGGCATGGTGTCGTACGTTCCGCAGAAACCGGGAATGGTTTCAGGCACCATCGCTGAGAACATCGCTCTCGGCTATGACGCGGGGGACATCGACAGAAAACGTCTCGCGCAGGTGATCGAGGCGGCCTACCTGACCGAGTTCATCGCAACGCTTCCCGAGGGCGCCGACACCTCGGTCGGAAAGCAGGTCAACTCGCTCAGCGGCGGGCAGATCCAGCGCATCGGACTGGCGAGGGCACTGTACTCGGATCCCCGCCTCCTCATCATGGACGAGGCGACGAGCGCTCTCGACGCCGGGTCCGAGGCCTTCATCAGCGAGAGCCTCAAGCGCCTGCACGGTCACGTGACCGTCATCGTGATCGCCCACCGGCTCTCGACCGTGCAGCACGCCGACAACGTCTACGTCATGGAGGCCGGCCGGGTCAGCGCCCAGGGCGACTTCAAGTCGCTCATCGCCGAGGTTCCCATGGTCGCCGAGTATGTCAAGCTCATGGCCATCGACGAGAGTTGA
- a CDS encoding DUF2304 domain-containing protein produces the protein MSVASYVFGIVAAMLVLFIVIEMLRRRRLRERHAAWWLFAGLMALIIGIFPQTLRWAADLVGIEVPTNLAFFVSLAILFLVCLQHSAELTDLEAHNRALAEKIALYDLRLRQLEGRDQPHPGPGSSEAAAGSPSDLP, from the coding sequence GTGAGCGTGGCCAGTTACGTCTTCGGCATCGTCGCCGCGATGCTCGTGCTCTTCATCGTGATCGAGATGCTGCGACGCCGGAGGCTGCGTGAGCGCCACGCCGCCTGGTGGCTGTTCGCCGGGCTCATGGCCCTCATCATCGGGATCTTCCCGCAGACGCTGCGCTGGGCCGCCGACCTCGTCGGGATCGAGGTGCCGACGAACCTGGCGTTCTTCGTGAGCCTCGCCATCCTCTTCCTCGTCTGCCTGCAGCACAGCGCCGAGTTGACCGATCTCGAGGCCCACAACCGGGCGCTCGCCGAAAAGATCGCGCTGTACGATCTGCGGCTCCGCCAGCTCGAAGGTCGTGACCAACCGCATCCCGGACCAGGTTCATCCGAGGCCGCGGCCGGGTCGCCGTCCGACCTGCCTTAG
- a CDS encoding glycosyltransferase family 2 protein, which produces MPASLKHTLIVMPAFNEEASVEHVVREVLTALPGVTCLVVDDGSTDATAELARSAGAVVAQLPFNLGVGGAMRTGFKYALENGFHNVVQVDADGQHDPVEVAKILNGLDSADLVLGARFAGQGQYTARGPRRWAMVVLARLLSRTARVKLTDTTSGFRASGPRAVRLFAEHYPAEYLGDTIESLVIAARAQCVIAQVPVSMRPRAGGVPSHNPIKSAVFLARVGMAVVFAFIRPQVILHERRPLTDKVDS; this is translated from the coding sequence ATGCCGGCTTCGTTGAAACACACGTTGATCGTCATGCCCGCATTCAACGAAGAGGCATCGGTCGAACACGTGGTGCGCGAAGTCCTGACGGCACTGCCGGGGGTGACGTGCCTCGTCGTCGACGACGGTTCGACGGATGCGACCGCCGAGCTCGCCCGCTCGGCCGGTGCCGTGGTCGCCCAGCTCCCCTTCAACCTGGGTGTCGGGGGCGCCATGCGGACAGGCTTCAAGTACGCATTGGAGAACGGGTTCCACAACGTCGTCCAGGTCGACGCCGACGGCCAGCACGATCCCGTCGAGGTCGCCAAGATCCTGAACGGGCTCGACTCCGCCGATCTGGTGCTCGGGGCCCGGTTCGCCGGTCAGGGCCAGTACACCGCGCGCGGTCCGCGACGCTGGGCGATGGTCGTGCTCGCCCGTCTGCTGAGCCGGACGGCCCGGGTCAAGCTCACCGACACGACCTCCGGGTTCCGCGCCTCCGGCCCCCGCGCCGTGCGGCTCTTCGCGGAGCACTACCCCGCGGAGTACCTGGGCGACACGATCGAGTCGCTCGTCATCGCGGCCAGGGCCCAATGCGTGATCGCGCAGGTGCCGGTATCGATGCGCCCCCGGGCCGGCGGCGTGCCATCGCACAATCCGATCAAGTCGGCGGTCTTCCTCGCCCGGGTCGGCATGGCGGTCGTCTTCGCTTTCATCCGACCCCAGGTGATCCTGCACGAACGACGGCCCCTGACCGACAAGGTGGACTCGTGA
- a CDS encoding glycosyltransferase family 2 protein, which produces MSGELRISVALCTYNGERFIEDQLTSVLEQSRAPVEVVVSDDGSSDRTVERVRAVSARFLASHPLSSTTVTVLENAAPLGVTANFAQAVAATTGELIALCDQDDVWAPGRLERLHAEFARRPELTLLNTDARLVDEQGAPFGSGLFHALAISEEEKGLIRTGDAFAAFLRRNLVTGATTIFRRDLLADAAPFPSSWVHDEWLALVAATVGRVDFLDDKTIDYRQHGANQIGVDRLNLRGKLARIIEPGAERNRRLLARAEAFADWTGSKETSLPVAVVEASHEKLRHEQARSALSVHRVLRFVPVLREYRTGRYSRYGHGTRDVARDLVQPLAERSR; this is translated from the coding sequence ATGAGCGGTGAGCTGAGGATCTCGGTCGCCCTGTGCACATACAACGGCGAGCGGTTCATCGAGGACCAGCTGACCAGTGTGCTGGAGCAGTCGCGAGCCCCGGTCGAGGTCGTGGTCTCCGACGACGGGTCGAGCGACCGGACGGTGGAACGGGTCCGGGCCGTCTCCGCGAGGTTCCTCGCCTCGCATCCGCTCTCCTCGACCACGGTGACCGTGCTCGAGAACGCGGCGCCTCTCGGCGTCACCGCGAACTTCGCGCAGGCGGTCGCGGCGACCACGGGTGAACTGATCGCCCTGTGCGATCAGGACGATGTGTGGGCTCCAGGGCGGCTGGAACGGTTGCACGCCGAGTTCGCGCGCCGACCCGAGCTCACCCTGCTGAACACCGACGCCCGGCTCGTCGACGAGCAGGGGGCGCCGTTCGGCTCCGGCCTGTTCCACGCCCTCGCGATCAGCGAGGAGGAGAAGGGCCTGATCCGCACGGGCGACGCTTTCGCTGCGTTCCTGCGGCGGAACCTCGTCACGGGTGCGACGACGATCTTCCGGCGCGACCTCCTCGCTGACGCCGCACCGTTTCCGTCATCGTGGGTGCACGACGAGTGGCTGGCCCTCGTGGCGGCGACGGTCGGCCGCGTGGACTTCCTCGACGATAAGACCATCGACTATCGTCAGCACGGCGCCAACCAGATCGGGGTCGACCGGTTGAACCTGCGTGGCAAACTGGCGCGGATCATCGAACCCGGTGCCGAGCGGAACCGACGGCTGCTCGCCCGGGCGGAGGCCTTCGCCGACTGGACCGGCTCGAAGGAGACCTCGCTTCCCGTGGCGGTCGTGGAGGCATCCCACGAGAAGCTTCGGCACGAGCAGGCGCGCTCAGCGCTCTCCGTGCATCGGGTGCTCCGTTTCGTGCCGGTTCTGCGCGAGTACCGCACCGGCCGATATTCGCGCTACGGACACGGCACGCGCGACGTCGCCCGTGACCTCGTGCAGCCGCTCGCTGAGCGTTCGCGCTAA
- a CDS encoding class I SAM-dependent methyltransferase, with protein MASQVAPKLSSRILASSGYTLDIDRFGPDAFSVWNERTAARQDKAWQPLVAAAKAGKPREDVAVLERLLRPILAAAPESTILEVGCGGGYISEILRTWFPDIHYTGVDISGAMVELARRHYPSREFRVGSAYELTDADDSVDIVVDGVALLHMPGWKTSLEEYTRVARTSIVLHGLTLTDEAETTRFAKYAYGQPSLELVFNRGELLGECGRLGLEVVETGSGLDYDLGEYIGIPSVSESWVLRVPAA; from the coding sequence ATGGCCTCTCAAGTCGCCCCGAAACTGTCGAGCCGAATTCTGGCCTCCAGCGGATACACGCTCGACATCGACCGATTCGGTCCGGATGCGTTCTCGGTCTGGAACGAACGGACGGCGGCACGGCAGGACAAGGCCTGGCAGCCCCTTGTCGCGGCCGCGAAGGCCGGCAAGCCCCGGGAAGACGTCGCGGTCCTGGAACGGCTGCTGAGACCGATCCTGGCGGCTGCGCCGGAGTCCACGATTCTCGAGGTGGGTTGCGGGGGAGGATACATCTCCGAGATCCTTCGCACCTGGTTCCCGGACATCCACTACACCGGGGTCGACATCTCTGGTGCGATGGTCGAACTGGCGCGCAGGCACTACCCGTCAAGGGAGTTCCGGGTCGGGAGCGCCTATGAGCTGACAGATGCCGACGACAGCGTCGACATCGTGGTCGACGGTGTCGCCCTGCTGCACATGCCCGGATGGAAGACCTCGCTCGAGGAGTACACCCGGGTGGCCAGAACCTCCATCGTCCTGCACGGGCTGACCCTGACCGACGAGGCAGAGACGACCCGTTTCGCCAAGTACGCATACGGGCAGCCCTCACTCGAGCTGGTCTTCAACCGGGGCGAGCTGCTCGGCGAATGCGGGCGCCTCGGGCTCGAGGTCGTCGAGACGGGTTCCGGCCTCGACTATGACCTGGGGGAGTACATCGGCATCCCGTCGGTGTCCGAATCCTGGGTGCTGCGGGTCCCCGCGGCCTGA
- the gmd gene encoding GDP-mannose 4,6-dehydratase: MTETRAKRALITGITGQDGSYLAELLLSKGYEVHGLIRRASTFNTARIDHLYTDPHVAGTRLFLHYGDLSDGSRLATLLDSVKPDEVYNLAAQSHVRVSFDEPEYTGNSTGLGSIRLLEAIRMVGLDCRYYQASSSEMFGATPPPQNEETPFYPRSPYGAAKVYSYWVTRNYREGYGMFAVNGILFNHESPRRGETFVTRKITRAVARIKAGQQSELFMGNLDAVRDWGYAPEYVEAMWRMLQHDEPTDYVVATGTDYTVRDFLQFSFEHAGLDWEKYVRFDERYLRPTEVDALVGDAGKAERLLGWVPTVKTPELARLMVDADIEALDAAGRPWIDTVTVGPWAPAPQI; the protein is encoded by the coding sequence ATGACCGAAACCCGCGCAAAGCGTGCCCTGATCACCGGTATCACCGGTCAGGACGGCAGCTACCTCGCCGAACTCCTGCTCAGCAAAGGTTATGAGGTCCACGGTCTGATCCGTCGCGCCTCCACGTTCAACACCGCGCGCATCGACCACCTGTACACCGACCCGCACGTCGCGGGAACGCGGCTGTTCCTCCACTACGGCGACCTGAGCGACGGATCCCGCCTGGCGACCCTGCTCGACTCCGTCAAGCCGGACGAGGTCTACAACCTGGCCGCGCAGTCGCATGTCCGGGTGAGCTTCGACGAACCCGAGTACACCGGCAATTCGACCGGTCTGGGCTCCATCCGTCTGCTCGAGGCCATCCGTATGGTCGGCCTCGACTGCCGCTACTACCAGGCGTCGAGCTCCGAGATGTTCGGCGCGACCCCGCCGCCGCAGAACGAGGAGACACCGTTCTATCCGCGTTCCCCGTACGGCGCAGCGAAGGTCTACTCCTACTGGGTGACCCGCAACTACCGCGAGGGCTACGGGATGTTCGCCGTCAACGGCATCCTCTTCAACCACGAGTCCCCCCGTCGCGGCGAGACCTTCGTGACACGCAAGATCACGCGCGCGGTCGCCCGCATCAAGGCCGGCCAGCAGAGCGAGCTGTTCATGGGGAACCTCGACGCCGTCCGCGACTGGGGATACGCACCCGAGTACGTCGAAGCCATGTGGCGCATGCTGCAGCACGACGAGCCCACCGACTATGTCGTCGCCACCGGAACGGACTACACGGTCAGGGACTTCCTGCAGTTCTCGTTCGAGCACGCCGGTCTCGACTGGGAGAAGTACGTCAGGTTCGATGAGCGCTACCTCCGCCCCACCGAGGTCGATGCGCTCGTCGGAGACGCAGGGAAGGCCGAGCGCCTGCTCGGCTGGGTGCCGACGGTGAAGACCCCGGAGCTCGCCCGCCTCATGGTCGACGCCGACATCGAAGCGCTCGACGCGGCCGGCCGCCCCTGGATCGACACGGTCACGGTCGGGCCGTGGGCGCCGGCCCCGCAGATCTAG
- a CDS encoding sugar 3,4-ketoisomerase codes for MANEEMSAAGAAGLVELREVVDARGSLIVAEVRSQLPFAAERIFIISGVPEGEPRGIHAHRECQQFLICVNGSAKAMFDDGDRRRVVTLNRASQGLYMPAMTWGTQYDYSPDAVLVVLASHPYDAGDYIHDYDEFLALKEG; via the coding sequence GTGGCGAACGAAGAGATGAGTGCGGCCGGTGCGGCCGGCCTGGTGGAGCTGCGCGAGGTCGTCGATGCACGGGGCTCCCTCATCGTCGCGGAGGTCCGTTCTCAGCTGCCGTTCGCCGCAGAGCGGATCTTCATCATCTCGGGCGTGCCCGAAGGCGAGCCGCGCGGCATCCACGCCCACCGGGAATGCCAGCAGTTCCTGATCTGCGTGAACGGTTCGGCGAAGGCGATGTTCGACGACGGGGATCGTCGTCGCGTCGTCACCTTGAACAGGGCGTCGCAGGGGCTTTACATGCCCGCCATGACGTGGGGGACACAGTACGACTACTCGCCGGATGCCGTCCTTGTGGTTCTGGCATCCCATCCGTACGATGCGGGGGACTACATCCACGACTACGATGAGTTCCTCGCGCTGAAGGAAGGCTAA
- a CDS encoding DUF2142 domain-containing protein produces MTVPPTVSTPVPASKQASGSRFRLIFLAPAFALIALLCWALASPIGSSPDDDFHLASIWCAQGDRPGVCETSADPTERLVPSAIKDAATCYRGQPTVSAVCQTSSTALVPTDRGDFRGDYPPLYYATMSVLVFPDVATSVLIMRLLNVLILVGITTALYALLPNRRRSTLLWAWLITTVPLGLFLIASNNPSSWAIIGIGSAWLALLGYFESRGRRKGALSGIFVLSGLLAAGSRGDSAIYLLVSIGVVLVLTVRRDRAYWLSACLPFAMAVVGIIFYATSAQSGVAITGLNDGPRELVQTNPFAVLLSNLVNVPSLWVGAFGTWPLGWLDTTMPAIVTAGGAACFVAVAFSGFASRSRRKTIVVVGLGLLLWLLPTFVLLRSMNLVGTQVQPRYLLPLIIVFAGAALLTVGRRRLVFNRLQSLLIVAALAAAQGAALYYNMRRYITGTSAKSWNLNSGIQWWWNIPVPPMAIWISGSLAFAVLVVILVRENAKAPTPSVPTGDADSARDPHRRRPAALR; encoded by the coding sequence ATGACCGTGCCCCCCACTGTCTCGACGCCGGTTCCGGCCTCGAAACAAGCGTCGGGTTCGCGATTCCGCCTCATCTTCCTCGCTCCCGCGTTCGCCCTGATCGCCCTGCTCTGCTGGGCGCTGGCGTCGCCCATCGGTTCCAGCCCGGACGACGACTTCCACCTCGCCAGCATCTGGTGCGCGCAAGGCGATCGGCCAGGAGTGTGCGAGACGTCCGCCGATCCGACGGAACGACTGGTTCCGAGCGCCATCAAGGACGCCGCCACCTGCTATCGGGGCCAGCCGACCGTGAGCGCCGTCTGCCAGACGTCGTCGACCGCTCTGGTGCCGACCGACCGCGGAGACTTCCGGGGCGACTACCCGCCGTTGTACTACGCGACGATGAGCGTCCTGGTCTTCCCCGACGTGGCGACCTCGGTGCTGATCATGCGGCTGCTGAACGTCCTGATCCTCGTGGGGATCACCACGGCGCTCTACGCCCTGCTGCCGAACCGGCGGCGGAGCACCCTGCTGTGGGCGTGGTTGATCACGACGGTGCCGCTCGGGCTCTTCCTGATCGCATCGAACAACCCGAGTTCGTGGGCGATCATCGGGATCGGTTCCGCCTGGCTCGCCCTTCTCGGCTACTTCGAATCGCGGGGCCGGCGCAAAGGGGCACTCAGCGGCATCTTCGTGCTGAGCGGTCTCTTGGCCGCCGGGTCGCGAGGGGATTCGGCGATCTACCTCCTCGTGAGTATCGGCGTCGTGCTCGTCCTCACCGTCCGCCGCGACCGGGCGTACTGGCTGAGCGCGTGCCTCCCCTTCGCAATGGCTGTGGTCGGGATCATCTTCTATGCGACCTCCGCCCAGTCCGGGGTCGCGATCACCGGCCTCAACGATGGTCCGCGCGAATTGGTGCAGACGAACCCCTTCGCGGTGCTCCTGAGCAACCTGGTCAATGTCCCATCGCTCTGGGTGGGCGCATTCGGCACCTGGCCCTTGGGGTGGTTGGACACGACGATGCCGGCGATCGTGACCGCCGGAGGGGCGGCCTGCTTCGTCGCGGTCGCGTTCAGCGGCTTCGCCTCGCGGTCCCGGCGGAAGACCATCGTCGTCGTCGGACTCGGTCTCCTTCTCTGGCTTCTGCCCACCTTCGTGCTGCTGCGCAGCATGAACCTGGTCGGCACGCAGGTGCAGCCGCGATACCTGCTCCCGCTCATCATCGTCTTCGCCGGCGCGGCCCTCCTGACCGTCGGTCGTCGCCGCCTGGTGTTCAACCGCTTGCAGTCCCTGCTCATCGTCGCCGCGCTCGCCGCAGCGCAAGGTGCGGCGCTGTACTACAACATGCGTCGCTACATCACGGGCACGAGCGCGAAGAGCTGGAACCTGAACAGCGGAATCCAGTGGTGGTGGAACATCCCTGTCCCACCGATGGCGATCTGGATCAGCGGTTCCCTCGCGTTCGCGGTGCTCGTGGTGATCCTGGTGCGGGAGAACGCGAAGGCCCCCACTCCCTCCGTGCCGACCGGGGATGCCGACAGCGCGCGCGACCCCCACAGAAGACGCCCCGCCGCCCTGCGGTAG
- a CDS encoding GDP-L-fucose synthase family protein yields MSIASELPPVPLDRSARVYIAGHRGLVGGAIWRHLEREGFTDLVGASSAEVDLRNRDRVFQFLRETEPDVVIDAAARVGGILANNTYPAEFLSDNLQIQVNLMDAANAVDVDRLLFLGSSCIYPKFAAQPIKESSLLTGELEPTNDAYAIAKIAGIMQVQAVRRQYGRKWISAMPTNLYGPGDNFHPEHSHVLPALMRRLHEAAASGADEVVIWGSGTPRREFLHVDDLAAASLFLLENYDSPDTINVGVGSDISIRELSELVAATVGFEGKLSQDTSKPDGTPRKLLDVSRLAELGWHASVPLDEGVQQTYAWYLDHLASLRTK; encoded by the coding sequence GTGAGTATAGCCAGCGAGCTCCCCCCCGTTCCGCTCGACCGTTCGGCGCGCGTGTACATCGCCGGGCATCGCGGTCTCGTCGGAGGCGCGATCTGGCGGCATCTGGAGAGGGAAGGATTCACCGACCTGGTCGGCGCGAGCTCGGCGGAGGTCGACCTCCGCAACCGCGACCGGGTGTTCCAGTTCCTCCGTGAGACCGAGCCCGACGTCGTGATCGACGCCGCCGCCCGTGTCGGCGGGATCCTCGCGAACAACACCTACCCGGCCGAGTTCCTGAGCGACAACCTGCAGATCCAGGTGAACCTCATGGATGCGGCCAATGCGGTGGATGTCGACCGTCTGCTGTTCCTCGGCTCGTCGTGCATCTACCCGAAGTTCGCCGCGCAGCCGATCAAGGAGTCGTCCCTGCTCACCGGCGAGCTCGAACCCACCAACGACGCGTACGCCATCGCGAAGATCGCCGGCATCATGCAGGTGCAGGCGGTTCGCCGTCAGTACGGCCGCAAGTGGATCTCGGCGATGCCCACCAACCTCTACGGACCGGGCGACAATTTCCACCCGGAGCATTCTCATGTGCTGCCCGCGCTGATGCGACGCCTGCACGAGGCCGCAGCCTCCGGCGCCGATGAGGTCGTCATCTGGGGCAGCGGAACCCCGCGCCGGGAGTTCTTGCACGTGGACGATCTCGCGGCAGCCAGCCTGTTCCTGCTCGAGAACTACGATTCGCCCGACACCATCAACGTGGGCGTCGGCAGCGACATCTCGATCCGCGAGCTCTCCGAACTCGTCGCCGCGACGGTCGGCTTCGAGGGGAAGCTCTCCCAGGACACGTCGAAGCCCGATGGAACACCGCGCAAACTCCTCGATGTGAGCCGGCTCGCCGAGCTCGGCTGGCATGCCTCAGTGCCTCTGGACGAGGGCGTGCAGCAGACATACGCCTGGTATCTCGACCATCTGGCCTCGCTTCGTACCAAGTGA